The following are encoded in a window of Lonchura striata isolate bLonStr1 chromosome 33, bLonStr1.mat, whole genome shotgun sequence genomic DNA:
- the LOC110476904 gene encoding feather keratin B-4-like has translation MSCYDLCAPTPCGPTPLANSCNEPCVRQCQDSTYVIQPSPVVVTLPGPILSSFPQNTAVGSSASAAVGDALSAGGVPISSGSSSGLGTLGCSALGGLYGRSYRRSNRCGP, from the coding sequence ATGTCCTGCTACGACCTCTGCGCCCCCACGCCCTGCGGCCCCACGCcgctggccaacagctgcaaCGAGCCCTGTGTCCggcagtgccaggactccaccTACGTGATCCAACCTTCTCCCGTGGTGGTCACCCTGCCCGggcccatcctcagctccttcccgCAGAACACCGCCGTGGGATCCTCGGCCTCCGCGGCCGTCGGGGATGCTCTGAGCGCCGGGGGCGTCCCCATCTCCTCGGGCAGCTCCTCGGGGCTCGGCACTTTGGGGTGCTCCGCTTTGGGGGGGCTCTACGGGAGGTCCTACCGGCGCTCCAACCGCTGCGGGCCCTGA